TTCAATTTGCATCAGATCGTCGACGGACTGCTCCGCCAGGTCGTCCATGGTGCGTACACCCATGCCGGCCAGTTTGAAGGCCAGGGAACGATCCATCCCGTCCATTTCAAGCAGGTCCTGCGCGGGCTCGTTGCCTTCGAGAGCTTCCTCGCTGGCCAGAGCCTGGTTCAGCAGACGATCCTTTGCACGACGGCGCAACTCCGTCACCGTCTCTTCGTCGAATCCTTCAATGGCCAGCATCTCGTCCATCGGGACGTAGGCCACTTCCTCCAGGGAGGTAAAACCCTCCTCGATCAGGACACCGGCCAACTCCTCATCGACATCAAGATTCTCCGTGAAGTGAGTCAGCAGGCGGTTGTACTCCTGTTCCTGGCGCTCGCCGGCTTCTTCCTCGGTCATCACGTTCAACGTCCAACCCGTCAGGTCGCTGGCCAGGCGGACATTCTGGCCGTTACGACCAATGGCCTGAGCCAGGTTGTCTTCGGCGACAGCCACTTCCATGGTCTGGCGATCCTCATCCATCACGATGGATGCCACTTCTGCCGGGGCCATGGCGTTGATGACCAACTGCGCCGGGTTATCATCCCAGAGCACGATATCGACACGCTCGCCACCCAGCTCGTTGGATACTGCCTGGACCCGCGAACCACGCATACCGACACAGGCACCGACCGGATCGATCCGACGATCGTTGGTCTTCACCGCGATCTTGGCGCGGGAACCTGGATCACGGGCCGCACCGCGGATCTCTATCAGCTCTTCAGCAATTTCTGGCACTTCGATGCGGAACAGCTCGATCAGCATGGCCGGATTGGTACGACTCAGGATCAGTTGAGGCCCACGGTGATCGGTGCGGATTTCCAGCAGCAACGCCCGGACGCGGTCGCCCATGCGGAAGGTTTCACGCGGGATCAGTTGGTCACGGGGCAAAAGCGCTTCTGCGTTCGAGCCCAGATCAACAATAACGTTGTCCCGGGTCACCTTCTTGACGGTACCGGAGATTAATTCACCGACACGGTCACGGTAGCTGTCGACGATCTTCGTACGCTCGGCTTCACGAACTTTCTGGAAGATAATCTGTTTTGCGGCCTGGGCGCCGATGCGGCCGAAGGATACGGATTCGACCTTCTCTTCATGGACATCGCCCGGCTGGAGACTGGTATCGATTTCTTCCGCCTCCTGCATAGTAAGCTCGGTTCCCAGAGCCGGTACCGCTTCGTTATCGACCACTAGCCAGCGCCGGAAGGTTTCATAGTCGCCGGTCTTGCGATCGATCTGGACGCGGATATCCGCCTCCTCTTCCTCGTAACGCTTCTTGGCTGCTGTAGCCAGGGCAAGTTCGATGGCCTCGAAAATGACCTCTTTTTCCACGCCCTTCTCATTTGAGACGGCTTCAACTACCAGCAAGATCTCTTTACTCATCAGATTGCCCTGCCCTTAACCCTTAGACTTGCAGTCAAACGTGTTACTTGAAAACCGGAACTATATTGGCTTTTTCGATACTGTCGATGGGAAGCAGGTACTCATGGTCATCCACGATAACGATGACGTCACTTCCCTCGATGCCCTTAAGGAGGCCCTCGAACTTCCGGCGCCCTTCAAATGCCATGCGCAGGCGGATACGAACCCGATGGCCGGCCCAGGCCTGGTATTGATCGAGACGAAACAGGGGCCGATCCATGCCGGGGGATGATACTTCAAGCGTGTACTCGCTCTGGATTGGATCCTCTACATCGAGCACACCACTAATCTGCCGACTAACGGACTCGCAGTCCTCAACACTGATACCGTTCTCGGTATCTTCGATATAGACCCGAAGAATGGACTTGTGGCCCTGGGCATGAAATTCAATCCCCCAGCAGTCAAAACCCATGCCTTCGATAACCGGCATCAGGATGTTTTCGAGTTGCTTTACCTTGGCTGACAAATTATTGCCGTCTCCAATGCTTTGGGGCGTTATGCAAGACGCTCCCCTAGATTCCGCACAAACAAAACCGCAAGTCCTGTTTGAACGATAGATTCTGCACAAACAAAAAAAGGGCCTGTATTTCAGCCCTTTTTCATGCAATCGGGCCCTTGCGCCAGGCCCCTGAACCAAAAGGCCCCTGGTTGAGCGGGGCCTTCTGAAGTCGTTACGTGCCAGGAAACCCGAACTGCGAATCCCCTGCCGACAGACACCTGGCCTGTCTGAGTGGGCCCGGCCTTGACCGATACCCACCGCAATAATCGCCGGAGTATAAGGACGGCGACAAGACTGGTCAAGGACTGACCAAAAAAAACGGCTTGGTATTCCAAGCCGTTTCAATAATGGTGCCGAAGGCCGGACTCGAACCGGCACGGCTTACGCCACTACCCCCTCAAGATAGCGTGTCTACCAGTTCCACCACTTCGGCAACAACCTTACTCAAGCTCGGGAAGCGCATTACCATTCCCAGCCTCAGAATCTTCGTTCGCAGCGCCTTCCCCATTGGAAGAAGACTCTGCCGGCGTTTCCTGCTCCAGCGCTGGAGTTGACTCTTCAGCAGGAGCGTTTTCCTGCTGAACGGTTGGAATACCGGCTTCGCCGGCCACTTCCGCGCGCTGCTTGGCAAAAACCGCCAAGGTAAAACTTGTGACAAAAAACAGAACCGCAAGGAAGGTGGTCACACGCGTCAGGAAGCTGCCGCTACCCTGACTACCAAACACCGTTTGGGATGCTCCACCACCGAATGCCGCACCGGCATCCGCGCCTTTGCCCTGCTGAATCAGAACGAGACCCACCAGCGCCACCGCAATCACGACGTGCGCAACGACAACCAGTGTTTCCATCCAATCCATAACAAACTCTCTTAAACCGCCTCGCAGATGGCGAGGAAATCAGATGCTTTCAACGAAGCACCGCCGATCAGTCCGCCATCGATATCCGGCTGGGCGAACAACTCAGCCGCGTTATCCGGCTTAACACTGCCGCCGTATAGCAGACTTACCTCTTGCGCCGGAGCGCCCATATCCGCCAACACGCGGCGCATGGCCTGATGTACCGCTTGGGCGTCTTCTGCCGTTGCCGTTTTGCCTGTCCCTATAGCCCAGACGGGCTCATAGGCAATAACGATATGCTTCCAGCCACTACCGGAAACCGACTTCAAGGCTTCCTTCAACTGGGCGCTGACAACATCGACGGCCAGTCCTGCCTCTCGCTGCGCAAGCGTTTCGCCGACACATAGAATCAGATCCAGCTCTGCAGCAAGCCCCTGACTCACCTTATCAGCAATTACCGCGTCGGTTTCGCCAAACAATTCACGACGCTCGGAATGACCAACGATCGCAAACTGACAACCCACATCAGCAGCCATAGCAGCCGAGATTTCGCCGGTGTAGGCGCCCTGGCTCCAAGGCGCAATATCCTGCACCCCAACACCAGCCTCACTTCCGGCCAGCTGCCGCACCCGTGAGACGTAAAGCGCGGGAGGAATAATAACAACCTCCACACCATTATCAAGCGTCGCCAGCCCTTTACCAACCTCTCCGATCAAGGCCTTAGCCAAGTCGTTCGATCCATTCATCTTCCAGTTGGCAGCTACAATCTTACGTCGCATCAGCAGCCCTCTATTCAAGGGAGGGCGAACTATACAGTAGTCCGCAGACAGACACAACCTGATCAGGGCGCGGCATTCGATTGCTCAACACAACCAGCCAAATGGCCGCCGCCCTGAGCACGCCTCAGCCTGTCGGTGAGCTCTTCACCACCTCAGCAAGCTTTTCCGCCCAACGGCGCATTTCGGCCTCATCCTGGCCTTCGGTCATGACACGGATCAGTGGCTCGGTGCCAGAGGCACGCAGCAGCACCCTGCCGGTGGCACCCATTTCCTTCTCTGCCACAGCGACAGCCTCGGCGATATCCGGACGCGACAGCGGATCGAAACGCTCATCCACGCGCACGTTGATCAATACCTGGGGCAAGCGAGTCATTTCACGGCGCAGCTCGCTCACCGAGCGACCCGATGCCCAGGCCGCCAGTAGCACTTGCAACGCTGAGATAATGCCGTCTCCGGTCGAAGTGCAGTCACGCACCACCAGATGACCGGAACCCTCACCGCCGAGCTGCCAGCCATTGGCCACAAGACGCTCCATAACGTAACGGTCACCGACCTTGGCTCGCTCGAACGGAATTTTTTTCTCCTGCAAAGCCAACTCGACCCCAAGGTTGGTCATTAGGGTACCCACGACACCCCCCTTCAAACGCCCTTCGACTTCGCGCTGGGCCGCAATGATGAACATCAGCTCATCGCCGTCGACCACCGACCCATCGCTGTCGATCATAAGCACCCGGTCGCCGTCGCCGTCAAAGGCAATCCCCAGATCCACCTTGTCTTCAAGGACCTTGTTCCGCAATGCGTCCAGGTGCGTGGACCCCACATTCAGGTTGATGTTGAGACCATCCGGAGACGCACCCAGCACACTGATCTTTGCCCCCAGTTCGCGGAACACCTTGGGGGCGACATGGTAGGTAGCGCCATGGGCGCAATCCAGCACTATACGCATGCCTTCAAGCGTAAAGTGGTTAGGCACGGTACTCTTGCAGAACTCCACGTAGCGGCCCGGTGCGTCGTCGACGCGCGATGCCTTACCCAGCTCGCCCGGAGCACAGACCTCGATATCCCGCTCAAGCCAGGACTCGATTTCCGCCTCCACCTCGTCGTTCAACTTCGTTCCCTGGGGCGAAAAGAACTTGATGCCGTTGTCATAGTGCGGGTTGTGGGATGCACTGATAACGATTCCGGCCGAGGCCCGGAACGTACGGGTCAGGTAGGCTATCGCCGGTGTCGGCATGGGGCCGAGCAACGACACGTCCACACCCGCAGCTGACAACCCTGCTTCGAGAGCCGATTCGAACATGTAGCCTGACAGACGGGTATCCTTGCCGATGATCACCCGGTTGCGCTGCCCGTCACGCTTGAACACCTGGCCCGCAGCCCAGCCAAGCTTGAGCATGAAATCCGGTGTAATTGGAGCAGAACCCACACGCCCACGAATACCATCTGTCCCGAAATACTTGCGTTCACTCATTTATTGGCATCCTTCAGTGCAGATACCACCTTAATGGCATCTACGGTTTCCCTTACATCATGTACCCGAATTATCGCGGCACCTTTCATTGCCGCTATTGTCGCGACTGCCAGGCTTGCGGGCAACCGCTCGGAAACATCGCGCCCGGTAATCTGCCCCAACATCGACTTGCGCGACATCCCTACCAGCAAGGGATAACCCAAAGCACCCAACTGCTCAAGCGCTTCCAGAAGCAGCAGGTTGTGCTCCAGGTTCTTGCCGAAACCGAAGCCAGGATCGAGGATCAGCCTATCTTCGGCGATCCCGGCATCCTTGGCCGCAGCCACACGATCCATCAGGAATGCCGTTACCTCAGCATTCACGTTGTCGTAATGTGGATCCTGCTGCATCGTCCCCGGCTCGCCCTGCATGTGCATTACGCAGATCGGAATTGCTGCCGCCGCCGCAGCCTCCAGAGCCCCCTGGCGCTGGAGCGCGCGAATATCGTTGATCAGGCCGGCTCCAAGGGTCGCACTTTGGGCAATGACTTCCGGCGTACCGGTATCGACGGAAATGGCGACGTCGAGTCGCTGATGGATCGCCTCCACGACCGGACATACGCGATCGAGCTCTTCCTGCACGGACACATCCGCCGCGCCTGGCCGCGTCGACTCCCCGCCCACATCGATAAAGCTCGCGCCCTCACGAACCATCCTTTCGGCCTGAGCCAGCGCCGTATCGAGGCGATTGAATCGCCCTCCATCGGAAAAGGAGTCCGGCGTCACATTCAGAACCCCCATGACCTGGGGCCGAGACAGATCGATCAAACGGCCGGCAAAATTCATCTTCACTTCGTCTACCCCCGATCCGTGTTTAAAAGCTACGAGACGTCGCTTTCCCAAACAAAAACGCCGTCCCGTAGGACGGCGTCTTACCTGATGAATCAGGTTACGCGTCAGGCTTTCAAGCGAATGCCAAACCGTTAGTGCTCGCCGGCAGGACCGCCGATACCTTCGCCAGGACGACGACCACCGTCAGAATCGCCCGCAGGCCGCGGTGCCGACTCCGGCTCATCGCTGGGTGCGTTGCCGCCCGCACTT
The window above is part of the Marinobacter nanhaiticus D15-8W genome. Proteins encoded here:
- the rimP gene encoding ribosome maturation factor RimP is translated as MSAKVKQLENILMPVIEGMGFDCWGIEFHAQGHKSILRVYIEDTENGISVEDCESVSRQISGVLDVEDPIQSEYTLEVSSPGMDRPLFRLDQYQAWAGHRVRIRLRMAFEGRRKFEGLLKGIEGSDVIVIVDDHEYLLPIDSIEKANIVPVFK
- the nusA gene encoding transcription termination factor NusA; translated protein: MSKEILLVVEAVSNEKGVEKEVIFEAIELALATAAKKRYEEEEADIRVQIDRKTGDYETFRRWLVVDNEAVPALGTELTMQEAEEIDTSLQPGDVHEEKVESVSFGRIGAQAAKQIIFQKVREAERTKIVDSYRDRVGELISGTVKKVTRDNVIVDLGSNAEALLPRDQLIPRETFRMGDRVRALLLEIRTDHRGPQLILSRTNPAMLIELFRIEVPEIAEELIEIRGAARDPGSRAKIAVKTNDRRIDPVGACVGMRGSRVQAVSNELGGERVDIVLWDDNPAQLVINAMAPAEVASIVMDEDRQTMEVAVAEDNLAQAIGRNGQNVRLASDLTGWTLNVMTEEEAGERQEQEYNRLLTHFTENLDVDEELAGVLIEEGFTSLEEVAYVPMDEMLAIEGFDEETVTELRRRAKDRLLNQALASEEALEGNEPAQDLLEMDGMDRSLAFKLAGMGVRTMDDLAEQSVDDLMQIEDMDEERAGQLIMTARAPWFQDQE
- the glmM gene encoding phosphoglucosamine mutase translates to MSERKYFGTDGIRGRVGSAPITPDFMLKLGWAAGQVFKRDGQRNRVIIGKDTRLSGYMFESALEAGLSAAGVDVSLLGPMPTPAIAYLTRTFRASAGIVISASHNPHYDNGIKFFSPQGTKLNDEVEAEIESWLERDIEVCAPGELGKASRVDDAPGRYVEFCKSTVPNHFTLEGMRIVLDCAHGATYHVAPKVFRELGAKISVLGASPDGLNINLNVGSTHLDALRNKVLEDKVDLGIAFDGDGDRVLMIDSDGSVVDGDELMFIIAAQREVEGRLKGGVVGTLMTNLGVELALQEKKIPFERAKVGDRYVMERLVANGWQLGGEGSGHLVVRDCTSTGDGIISALQVLLAAWASGRSVSELRREMTRLPQVLINVRVDERFDPLSRPDIAEAVAVAEKEMGATGRVLLRASGTEPLIRVMTEGQDEAEMRRWAEKLAEVVKSSPTG
- the folP gene encoding dihydropteroate synthase, with the protein product MNFAGRLIDLSRPQVMGVLNVTPDSFSDGGRFNRLDTALAQAERMVREGASFIDVGGESTRPGAADVSVQEELDRVCPVVEAIHQRLDVAISVDTGTPEVIAQSATLGAGLINDIRALQRQGALEAAAAAAIPICVMHMQGEPGTMQQDPHYDNVNAEVTAFLMDRVAAAKDAGIAEDRLILDPGFGFGKNLEHNLLLLEALEQLGALGYPLLVGMSRKSMLGQITGRDVSERLPASLAVATIAAMKGAAIIRVHDVRETVDAIKVVSALKDANK
- the tpiA gene encoding triose-phosphate isomerase; its protein translation is MRRKIVAANWKMNGSNDLAKALIGEVGKGLATLDNGVEVVIIPPALYVSRVRQLAGSEAGVGVQDIAPWSQGAYTGEISAAMAADVGCQFAIVGHSERRELFGETDAVIADKVSQGLAAELDLILCVGETLAQREAGLAVDVVSAQLKEALKSVSGSGWKHIVIAYEPVWAIGTGKTATAEDAQAVHQAMRRVLADMGAPAQEVSLLYGGSVKPDNAAELFAQPDIDGGLIGGASLKASDFLAICEAV
- the secG gene encoding preprotein translocase subunit SecG, encoding MDWMETLVVVAHVVIAVALVGLVLIQQGKGADAGAAFGGGASQTVFGSQGSGSFLTRVTTFLAVLFFVTSFTLAVFAKQRAEVAGEAGIPTVQQENAPAEESTPALEQETPAESSSNGEGAANEDSEAGNGNALPELE